TGGTAGAAATTTCTTGAAGCTTCTGTTGTATATATTACATATATTACGAATTCAGTGTTCATCTAAATTTCATGTTTAGAAGTGAATAGTGGTTCATCAATCGGAAAACAGAAATGGAATCTTCTCCCTCATCCTCacaccccctcccaaaaaaagggATGGGGATTTCAATCATGAGGACCAATGTGATTGGTTAAATAGACATGTATTCTTTTTGTAGTATAGCTTTTGTACGGGTCCATTTTTTTACACTGTTCCATTTAGGAATAATTTGttaaactagaaaaaaaaaaaaaaaaaaaaaaaaaaaaaaaaaagaaaagaaagaaagagggaagctTCACGGTTGTTATCCGTCGAAAAGTTGCAGAGAGACTTAGGTTTAATTTTCTCCCAACAAACTATCAAATGAGAGGATTCATgggtttttaccattttactcaactcaagtAGAACAATTTaatgggatttttaaaaatgaTTAGACTCGCCGGTTTTGTTCGTGACTCGGGTGAAAAGACCGAATCTCATTTGACTCGGACAAGTTGTGACCAAATCTTGTTGTTTTTACCCTGGCTTAGTCTACATGattcttgaccaggttttcgAAATTTTTCACTTGAGTTGGATGACTCGCCTcagtcaaaacctagttttccaactgtCCTCTAGATATGACATTCTTAAACAGAAAAATTGTAGCTGCTGCTTACACTGAACGGAATTAATTTGGGACTATGCCCATCCATTCTTTAATTCCGCACTTTGGATGGTGAGTATCTTCCTAATCTTCAAAGGCACTGAAAAATTTTACACTTACGACGACTTAAACAGAGAACTTATTTCTCattacaagggaaaaaaaaaacagatgacTTAGCTAAGCGAATAAACATACGAGTGGAGTTTCCAAGCTGGCACAATTGGAAAACCTCTACACAAAGAACCTGGTTCAAACTTGGTGGTTGGGATACACTCTGGGAGAAAGCAAAAACTGACATTCAATATGATGAAATGGAGGACAATATTGactaaataaaaatagtttGATCTGCATAAGTTAGGGGGTCTAACTTTCCAGCTACTTAGTATTGTATCCACACGATTAACAATCGACAATAGGTCTCTCACTCTAGACCGATGGTGGAGGAGATTTGTTTCAAGACACACTGCCTCCAAATCCATTTGCTTTACTCCTAACAAATTATCCAATCTAGTCCTATCCTCCCGTGATACATTATGACTAAAGTAGACTCCACTTTGGCAAAATTAATATCCTGCTCTGATAAGTCTACAAAGAGATCTAATACAATTTTAATGGATAAGACATCCTCTTCCTTTGCCtgataaaagataaaagtatCATCTGTAAATAATAAACGTGACACCTCAAAAGCATATCTAGATACTATTATTCCCTGAAAGAAGCCTAGATCTCTATAAATACTCAATAATATTGAAAGAACTTCCATTCCAATAATAAAAAGAATGGGGCTTAAAGGGCATCCCTGCCTTATTCCTCTAGATGACTCAATATTCTCAAAACTGCTCCCCTCCAATTTAATAGAATAAGAAACTGAAGAAATCAAATGTCCAAATAAATCAGACCATTTGTTAGTAAATcctacaaaattaaaaaatcccTCTAATCAACCCCCACTCTAATCTATTATATGCTTTTGACATATTTAATTTCAGTGTCATAAAACTACCTTTGCCTTTATTATGGGATAGAAAGTGAAAGATTTTATGAGCAATGACTGTATTATCTGAAATTTGCCTTCCAGGAACAAAAGCTACTTAAGAGGGAGACATTAATAGGTTTGAAATGGGAATGAAGAGCTTAGAGAGAAGTTTTGGAATGATCTTATATGATACATTGCACAATAATAGGACGAAAGTCCCCAACATACACTGCATCATTCTTCTTAGGGATCATAGCTAACAAAGTATGACTGCTCCAAATAGAAGGATTTAATAAGTGAAAAAATCGAGGACAAAATGAACAATATGACTTCCTACAACATCctagtttttttattattatttgaaaaaagCAAGCCTAGAAACCATCTACCCCAAGAGCTTTAAAAGCTCCAATGCTAACACTGCTTCCTTAACTTCTTCTAACAAGGGTAGACAACATAAATATTGGTTAAGAGAAGCATTAATGACGGTGAAAATAGAGGTTCTACAAAAGAAGAGTCTAAAGGATTTGTGattttatatattttccttAATTAAGAAGCAAATCACTAGCAATTCCTAGTGTTGAAACACTCTATTGCCTacatcatcaaaaaaaaaacttagttcGACGCTGTCGAAGATTATGCTTGGTAATGGCATGGTAATACCTAGTATTTTGATCACCATCCTTAATATAGAAATgcctagatttttttttgaaccaAAAAGTTTTCTCTCAACCATTCTAATACCTTCTCTGCATATCTTCTCCATGATCTAAGTAATTAAGATTCAATCTCTGGTTAATTCCCCAATCGAAATAGTTGTTAAACAGAGAATTCTTCAACTGATTTAGATGGCCAAAGTCAAAATAATTCCAACCTCGAAGAAATGTACTTAGAGAAGACAATTTGATCATAAGATTACCATCTCTAAGAGAACATCATCCATCAataagaaattttttaaaatcaggATGAGACATCCATGCGACTTGATCGCAGAATAAATTTttatacaaaatttttttttaccacaaTTTGAAAGACATCAATAGGGTTATGATCTGAACCAGCAAGGGAGAACTTCTCTAAAGAAGCAAGAGCCATATATCTAGACATTCCTTAATGAGGTGTGAAGGTTTCTACATATTGGACCAAGTGAAGGATTACCAAGTAGTCGTATCTCTTTTAGAGCAAAATGTGAGATCAGTGCTTTTAAACTTTGGGTTGCAGATGATCCACATATTAAAGGGGAACCACTCAACTTGTCCAATTGGTCTAGAGTTTCGTTAAAGTCTCAATTATAATAAAAGGGCATGTGATAGAACTAAAAATTTATGAAAGAGCATACCACCAATCAGTTCTTAAGGAAGAGGATGGAGGGGCATAGAGACAAAACAATACGCCATCTACATCCATTTCCACACATCATCAATAAAAACAccaacaaaatatttttgggtatCAATGCAATGGATAGATATAGAAGGAAGTGATTCAACCCACAAACCTCCTTTAAAATCTTTTCACCCTTACTATTAAAAAAACCAACCGATTTATAATGCTTTAAATAGTTAGATAGAGCAAATTTAGGTTGATCAATGTATTTAGTCTCactaagttgtttaataagattatgagcaaaagaaaaaatacaagatgAATGGAAAGGCATTGTAattccgatttacaaaaataaaggtgatatttagagctgcaataactatagggTCATAAAATTAATGAGTCATATTATGACATTATGGGGatggttattgaaacccacctgagataagaaactactattacagaGGAACTAATTTAGTTTTATGTCACGAAGATCcatgacagaagctatttacttagaagactcatggaaagatttagaaatTGCAACAAGGGTCTTCaaatggtctttattgaccatAAAAAAATCTTATAACAAAGTCcttagagagttaatttggcaagtacAAAAAAGAGAATTCTTTCAAATAAATATGTAGACATAAATAATAAAGATATGTGTGATAGTTGGTAATTAGTGTAAGaaatgttgggggggggggagggtcaaggtagtgaattcctaGTTAcaaattgggttacatcaaggatcaactttaagccgTTATTTATTCACGCTTATCATgattcatggatgatttaaccaaagacatttaagatgaggttctttggtgtattttttttgttgatgatattgttttagtggatgagacaaaacAGGGACTAACACCTAGTTGGatttatggagatcaactttggaatcaaaaggttttaagacaAGTATAATGAAGATGGGATATATGGTGTCTAACTTTAGATATAATAGGAcgtaatgaggtggtgaaaattgatgagaaggGGATTCTGCAAAGAgaatattttatgtttttgggctcaatcataaataaagaaggtgatatagaggactATGTTTCACGGAGAATTAAAACAAGATTGATAAAGTGGAAAAGTGCGTTTGGAATGTTGTATGATgcacgtattcctttaaaacttaaaacaaaaattttataggatattCATGCAACTAGCTATGGTGTATGGTGCGGAATTTTGAGCAATTAAGAAGCATCACGTAGATAAACTCAACGTAGTGGAGACGAAGATGTTGaaatggatgtgtggcaaaactagggaggaaaaagtaaggaatgatcatactagagctgatttaggagtagctccgatacatgataaactaCAAGAAAACTGATTGAGTTGGCATGggcatgttcaacggaggcctttggatgctccagtatagaggagtggtttgattcatattgaaggaactaaaagaaccatgggtagacctaaaatgaccataggagaagtggtgaggaaacgCATGCATAAGttaggtcttgtatcaagtatgacctaaaatagagctaattggagggcaacgatccatgtagctgatcccatttagttgggataaggttgagtagttgttgttgttgtacacaTATGGTCTTACATAAAACACAATACCAGGTTGTAATCTAGACACTTGGTGAGAGAGACATCTCTTATTAAAGGGGGAATGATGTCCCTAAACATTCCAAGAAAAATCTGCATGAAGTCAAGAAAAAACAACGAGTAGAGAAAGACCGAGAACACAGAGTGAGATCACAATAAAAATAGGAATTCCATAGGGAGAAGATTAAATAGGAGAACAATAACAGTATGCCTAAAAAAGAACAGAACAAAACCACTAAAAGAAACAACACTTAGTAGAGTGAAGCAGAAAGGTTATAATCCAAGTgctaaggctacgtttggtaaatatCTGAACAGCGTTCGGAAttgttttttcgttctttaagaacaaaaaaacttgAATTTCTGTTTAGCTTGACGGTtcatttttctgttcttttagaATGAATCGGAGGAATAATTGATGTAAGAACGCTCTTTATAGACCGTCTTAGagacggtctgcaaagaacaaGAACCAATCTATCGTGGTAACATGAAGTGAAGATcgacaaaaagggggaaaaatccGTGATTGCAAAACGTTGATGAGAAGCTCACCTTCGTGCTCATCCCAACCCTCACTCTACAACTCGACTCCATTGCCAAGCTCGTCTTCGTGCTCCTGGTTCTTCTGCAACTCCGCCAAGCTCGTCTTCATCCTCCAATGAAACAGGTACCTTCTTCTTCGTTCATTCCATTtccctctcttcctccctcaTTCTTCTCCTCTGCCTCCAACAAATGAGCCTTACCCAACGCTCGACATGTTCACATACAAATCGTGGgtttccaaaccctaaaaagtctCAAAATCCCTAGAAACTCATGCATCTAATCGATCTTCGTCTTCGCTCGTCGTCTCCATCTGAGGATTCATTCATCTTTAGCTAGGTTTTAGAAgttgaatctcttcatccaatcGCGAATCAGGTTTGTCGATGGTGTTGTCATCGTTTTTGCTCATATTTTGTCTTAGATATTGGTAGAATCACATTGCTGTGGTAAATCGAAGAAATCTGAGGTGGGAAGGTATGGATTTGATAGGGTTCTCGATGAAAATTTTTAGGGCTATAGAAATAGATAACTTCATCTTCAATGTAACTATGTAATGTACAAATCTGCAGTTATCTGTCTGTTTCTCTATTATctatctctcgctctctctgttcTTTGTGTATTGTGGCCATGGGTTATATTGCTGTGTGCTCTAAGGCCTTAACCCATGCTCGTTCAACTAGGCATGCCAAATTTCATAAGTCAACTTTCTCAGACAAGTATTTcctattaaatggttttatttATCTTTACTTGTTCATCAAACattgttcaattttggttgaaTTTGATTCTTATATTGTTCAAGTCTGGATTCTGAGAATGGAAAGAAATAAGCTGCTATTTGATAGTTGCAGATTAAAAGTTCTGATTTTGGATTCTAATGCTTGACAGGAATTATCATAACATGTACTATTCTGTATTTCTGGTTGTTCTTCTTGAATATCTCAATCAATTAATGAAAAGGAGAGGGAAAAATTCTTGTTCCATgccatttttcattatttaataGTGTATCAACTATGATTTACAACAAAATCTTGAAACTTGGGCTTTTCTTCCTTGCAATATTAACTTTTGGTGGTGATCTTAGATAAAATCGGTAAAATGTACAAGATATTAAAAATGCTAAAATTAGAATTTGTAATGAAAATTCAacagaatttttaaaatttaaaactagAGCATGGTATCCTTCCACAAGATAATCTAACATCTCATGTTCAGATATCATATATCAGATATAGAACAGTGGAAGTTACAGTTGAAttactcatttcaaattcaaaataaataattgtTGTATCCATTAAAGcaagttgtaacttgtaactttcaactttcattgctgattttcttctctttaaggTACTCCTTCTGTTCTTCATTTTGCCGTTCACTTGGGTAATAAAACAGTAATCTCTTATATTGAACTGTTTTCAACCACCTCCTTAACCATAGTGCTTTCATTCCTCAGTTATTAGGTGACTGATAACTATGTAACTGATGTGACTTATAAATTTATCATTACCAATTCAAGACAATCATTTTGCCACTGAAAAATCTCATTTTTTCCATGCAGTATTtcatctttcatatttattttatttttctctttaacCTGCTCTAAAGATTATAGTGTCCTTGGTGTAGGACAACTGGCCCTCCATTCTATTCGCAATGGCAGGTGGGATAGTTCTCTGCCTTGGGAACCTTTCTACACAGTATGCTTGGGCTTTTGTTGGTCTGTCAGTGACAGAGGTAATCACTTTAAGCATAACTGTTGTAATAGGTATATTCACTTGAACCAACTTATGTTGTTTGTAGATATTAGGAATTAACTAAttgttgtaagttgtaacactGTGAATGACTTATTTAAATTGGTTGTAGCTAAGACGCATTTGTCCTTATCTTGGTATGACAAACACAACATTAAATTACTTCTTAGACAACCGAATCAATAATGCTGCAATTCTTTTTTCGGGGGTTGGATGCTTCCTCATTGCAGTTCTCTTGGGATCAGGAGTTCACTCCTCCAATGCATCCGATAATAAAGCAAAGTTTATATAACTTTCAGAGGAGTTCTTTACTAATTATTTGCTCTGTTTTTAATAGGTCCTGAATATGTATAGGGCTGCTAGGTTCTATGTAGATTATAACAGGTCTTATGACGTTGTGGTGTGAGACTAAATGGTTTAATAAAAGGGTATTTGAGGTTTTGAATCTTGTCAATGGCATGAAACCATTTTGAGAATTATTGGAATGATTGTGATGCAAAGTctcttgtttttgttggaatgagAACTTTTGAGTTCATGGGCTTGTAATGTAAAGTGTATGATTCGCTGTTGGAGCAACTTTCAGTTTATGGTACAATTTTAATGCAAGATAGTAGCATGCATTCTACACAGTTGCTATAAAGATACTAGTCTTGATCATTGAAGTTGTAGTATTCCCCcgagtttagttttaaagcttggTCACCGCCCCCCTTTGGATAGATAACAATTTGGACAATTTCTTAATTAGTCTTTTCATCCTCACAAGAGGTTTTTCTAGTCCACTTCTGTTGTTTGTAATTGTACCAAATGCCTCCAAAGTGATGAAATTTTGATAGGGAAACCATATATGCTTCATTGTGGGAAGGTTTGCTGAAATATTCCATCTGAAGTGGAAGGTATAACACACATTATATGGTTCAAATGACCCAATTGTATTTGGTCCAAGGATATTATCACTGTTGCCATCACTTTTGGACTGCATCTTCAAAATATCATGAATGTCAAGGTTTGTGGCAAGGTCTTATGGTTGCTTGTAAATTCCAagctctacttgatgggtctttagctcaaattggtagagcacttggaacatgagcatgttccaaggggatggtggttcgaatccaccaaggctctttttattcaattgttcatagcatagtcagttatagcactaatccacacaagaacccaatattaatggtatttttgaaatttgacatattttcataattactttggttatgttataagatattttaattttatgctaaggttggttagagagaaaagggttttacaagtattttttggtataatttagaaagaaatggtaatactgtaattaatatcaaatttggaagaacaggttttaccaaacaccattttcgttatAAACAGCGTTCTTAAGActgttaccaaacggtcattttcgttCTCAGAACGCCATTCTAAACCAAAAACGCTAAAGAATGTTTTTAGTCAAGAACGAaagttctttgttcagacatttaccaaacgtagcttaaaaattaacaaaatttcTGAATAAGAGCCCTATTGTTTAAATTGCAAGGAAAAACAAGAGTGAAGCCATAAATGGGGGAACAAATACAAGAAGAGGTACCCAGTTTGGTAATATAGTTTGTCCACCTGGCCATTTGTTGTTGTCACTTTTGGCTCCAGCCCTCACTATTTGGTGATTGCATGATGAaggtttttcttcattttctgtaGTCATTTCACAGATCCATGCCTCAATGTTTTCGGTCAGCTCCTTTGGTTTGGAGGATTGGCAGAGAAGGTCCAGGGAGAACTGACAAAAAAAGGTTTGGAGTTCAGTATTTGGGGAACAAACATCTTCTTCACCTAAGCACTTGTATTTTTTCACTTGCAACTGAGGAAGAGATTCTCGAAGATCATTAGGGTCCTTGTTCGAGTCTTTGGAGACCTCCCTAAAATCTACCTCCCGCTGAACTTGCTTTAAGCCCTTACCAAGGTCCGAGTTAACACCATAATCCCTAGGAGCATTGTAACCACAACCCTGCTTTGCATTACCAGAGGCCCCCGTCCTCCCAAGCTAGAGTTCAAATCCTTAAGGTTtactcttttaaaaaaaaaatattgatggaTAACGACTTTTTTAGATTTAGAGATGTTAACGCAGGTGTCTTGAGTAATATAGTTGGACCAGAGCCCAACCTAGATGGATCAGATTGAATATGGCCCGACTTCGAAGAAGAACAACTTGCCCCATAAGTCTTTATTATCTTCATGAAGTTCACAATATCAATTTTGATGGCTACAGATACAAATAGAGATGGACTTGGTTCTTAGCTTCATGGAGGAGGTTAGTTGAAGGCATAGATAACTTATCCATGAACAAATTTGTAACAAATAAATCCTAACAGTCGTTCCACATACCTTTAGCATCAGGTTACATACATGAATGAGGCACAGGTGGTTCCTCAGATGTAGTGCCACCAATAGAAAACTCCAGCGCCATATTTATGGGAATCACATCATACTCATTAGGGATAAAAGCCCCACTAGTATCAATAGAGACTTCTAGAGGTAGGTGGACCTCTAAGTCACAACTTGAATTCTCAGTAGGGGACACAATAGCCCCATAAGCCTCATCACAAATATTGACGAAGGTAGGATTgacaatcacacaatcaaaaGACCCCACAAGATTGAGTTTACCTTTAAGGAAGCCCTTCAATGAAGGACAAAACTCCCTTGAGTAGAAAATATGACTACAAATGGTGCAAATAAGAAACAATTCGTACTTAAATTAACCAAATTCACTACTCCATCCCGATTCTTTATATTTGCAAAGAAATACCGGTCTCTTGAGCTTGAAAAGAACTTTCACTTGTGCTATATATTGAGGAAGTCCCATGGTGTCTGAATCAAGGAAAAGGACCAAAATTTTGCCCAAGCATGCTACTGTTTGCCTGATAatataaacaaagaagaagTTAGGAGGGACATCCATGATCTGGACCCAGGCAGGGAGagattcattttattttatattatcatGATTCTTAGAGGAATGGAGAAGCAAGTGTAACATATAATTTTGAAACCACCAAGGCGCTACTGTCATTATTTTTTCACAAGCTTCTACCGACCAAAATCTACAAAGAAACTCCTCTTATCATAACAACTCACAAAGAATTGCACCCAATGGTTACCAAATAGAAACAAGGAATCCACTTGGATCCTCTCTTCGAGGGTTATGATAACCAACAATGTAGCAATGCAATTATGTAGAGAGTCTTCGCTCTAAATCACTAGTCGAGAATGACGGATACCTTCGATAGGAAGAAGACGAGGGCTTAAACTTGAAGTCTCCAACCTTAACACCAAACCTTGGAGCGGACTGTGCTTGTTGTGGAGCTGATGGACTGCACCACAACGATGATACATGCTAACATGCAAGAGACCGAATCATGAGGGCCTTGgatggtacttgtacaaggacacgaTCCACACTTAACATGCAAAGCATGGGATTTGTCACGATTCATTTGCTTCGCATGTCAATCAGAACTACGATTCTTGATAGGGCAAGCTTAAAAGCCTGACCCAGCTCCTAAAATTTTTGGGTAAGCTTTAGATTTGCCGAAGCAAACTTACACCCCTTAACAATGGTTTTATGAGCCTAATATGGACAAGcgaaaaaagaatgttgcttggtCGCATGGCCTTTATGCCAGCAGCTGGGCCaatgacaacaatgacaacaatgacaacataCACATAGGCATCGACAAGCAGGGGCAGGATCGTCTTTTTGTGTGCCAATGTGAAAGGCAATGCACACATGGGCATGGACCAGCAGGGGCAGGATGGTCTTTTCTAGTGCCCATGTGAAAGGGCACGACCAAGGAGCATTGTTTCTCCCGGAGGACAAATACTGGACGAAATGAAAATTGGAAGGGTTCTCTGAACCTACACGTTTCCTACCCTCCACGCAAtataaaatctttttttaacTTTTGTCCTGGGAGGGTTTAGGAAAAGGTGTAGGTTCAAGGTTAAGAGTCTTGACTCTTGATACACATTTCCCACACCATAAATCAAGCCTAGAAGGGCAGCTCGGTCATCTGTCTCACCGGTGAAAGAAAGATCGGAAAAAGTTTCGGAAGAGAAGTTTGACAATGGCGCCGGAACCTGAAGAAGAAATCAATGAGAAAAATCCACGGCCTCTCGATGAAGACGATATTGCTCTTCTTAAAACTTACGTAGGTTTTCTTCATGAAAAACGTTAAAACCTTAATATGTTTTTTCTCTTTAGCTTGTTTAATTTCGcgatttaacttttttttttgtcagattTATTGGAATTTGTGAAGTTTCTTGTACTCGAATGCCCATTAGTTTATAGATCCCTTAAATTTTGGTTGATGGATTATTTCTTTCGGACTGTTTTCTCCTTAAATGTCGATTTAGGGCTTCATATTTTCAGCACCTACAAAAAATTTCTTTGGTGCAGAAGTTTTCCCAGTTGTACTATCTTTCTCTCAGTATCAGACTATCAGGTGTTGGTTTTAGTTACTGATGTAGAATCTGTGATGCCATATTACCCTTGGTAGCTCTTACCAAATTTAAACCAGTTGTTTCAGTGGCAAAAGTGGTGTTAATGGCTCAGTTTCATTATGTAAATAAACATGTATTGGTTTGAAGTCGTTGTATGTAGTATTTCTTTTCCCATTTATTCCTGATTTTGATTGGTATTCCCTCTGAACTGTGGAAACCATAGAGATTTTCGTTTGATGTCCTTTTGGGAATGGAAACATTGGCAATTTATTGAACTTAGTTGTGTAGATATGATACTTACTGTaaattatgattattttttaGCTTGATTTGCACTTTAGTGATTTATTTGCTGGCAGTGGTTTTTTCTTTATGTGCTTCAGAGGGTTAGAGAATATTCATAGCCCCCCCCCTCTCCTAATGTGGTTTGGACACCTAAGCACAGGTGTCAAAAAGCAAACAACCCAACTAGATAAAATTTGAGATTCAGGTAGAGATCCGATGGAATCAGATCAAGGGATCTGATCTGTACAAAATTCAGGTCGAAGACTTT
The nucleotide sequence above comes from Telopea speciosissima isolate NSW1024214 ecotype Mountain lineage chromosome 3, Tspe_v1, whole genome shotgun sequence. Encoded proteins:
- the LOC122655071 gene encoding ureide permease 2-like is translated as MGYIAVCSKALTHARSTRHAKFHKSTFSDKNYHNMYYSDNWPSILFAMAGGIVLCLGNLSTQYAWAFVGLSVTEVITLSITVVIGTTLNYFLDNRINNAAILFSGVGCFLIAVLLGSGVHSSNASDNKAKFI